CAAATATGTGTAAAAGAGAACCATCTTACTCCACCACCATGGTTATTATTACCCTAAAATTGATGACTGAAGTCtgtattgatgatgatgattgTTCCGAATGGAATAACACGGAGGATCCAACAGATGAaggagatgaagatgaatatAATGCGGCAAGACAGGCACTTGATAGAGTTGCTCTTAAATTGAATGGCCAATGTCTAGCTACCCCGTTGTTCCAATATTTACCACATATGCTTCAATCTCAAAACTGGAGAGAGAGACAAGCTGCACTAATGGCATTGTCATCTGCCAGTGAAGGGTGTGCAGACGTCTTAATTTCggaaattccaaaactcCTGGATTTGGTGTTGCCATCTCTGAACGATCCACAGCCAAGAGTCCAGTTTGCTTGTTGTAATGCTCTAGGCCAAATGTCAACAGATTTTGCTAGCGTTATCCAAAGAACTTCTGGTGGTAAGATCTTGCCAGCTTTGATCTCAATGCTATCCACTAATAACGTTCCTAGGGTCCAAACACATGCAGCAGCTGCATTGGTCAACTTCTGTGAAGAAGCAACTAAAGATATTGTTGAACCATACCTTGATGATTTGCTTAATAACCTATTAAACTTACTTAAATCATCTCCAAAGAGATATGTCCAAGAACAAGTAATCACTACGATAGCTGTTGTTGCAGATGCTgctgaaaataaattcatCAAGTACTATGATACTTTGATGCCATTGTTGGTTTCTGTGATGAAATCCGATGTCGACAGTAATGGCAGAACATTAATTGCGAAATCTATCGAATGTGCTACATTGATTGCCACGGCAGTTGGGAAGGAAAAATTCTCTGAAAGTGCTAATGAGATACTTGAGATTTTCACTGTATTGCAAAATAACTTACAAGGTGAAGATGATCCAGTCAAGCCATACCTTGAAAAAGGTTGGAGTAGGGTCTGTAAGCTTATTGGTAAAGCATTTGTTCCGTTTTTGCCTGGCGTAATTCCACCATTATTAGAACAGGCTAAGGCAACTCAGGACATTTCCATAGTGGAAGAGGATCAGCTGGAAGAAATCAATCAGAATGAAGACTACGAGGTTATTCAGTTGTCTGGAAAACACATTGCAGTCCATACATCTGTACTAGACGATAAGGCTTCTGCTattgaaatcttgaaaCTATATTCTGAAGTACTCGGCTCTGCTTTCTTCCCTTATgttcttgaaattgcaaaCGAAATTGTTATTCCCGGTCTTGATTTCTATTTACACGACGGTGTCAGAGGTACGTGTGCAGTTACCATGCCTTCCTTGTTGAAATGTTGTATTGAATCCACTGGCTCATCCCAGTCTACAGAGTCTTTCACCATTTGGAAGGGAATGGCCAACAAATTGATTTCACAGTTGGAATCAGACCCGGCACTAGAGCTCTTCTTTGCATACTATTACGCTCTATCAAAATGTCTTGATTTGATGGGTCCTCAAGCTCTAGATGATACACAACTAGTCAATCTTGCTAAGTCTATACATGGCAATTTATCTGATGTTTATGAAAGAATCTCAAATcatgatgaagttgatgatgactACAATGAGGAAGTTGCGGAATACGATGAAGATTGTACCGATGAGGAATTATTAGAAGAAGTCGTTAAAGGTATTTCCGCCGTATTTGAAAACAGTGGTCCAAGATCTATACCCATTTTCATGACATTGGCACCAGTAGTCAGCGCATTCTTGAAGGATGAGAATCCTATACTTAACAGATTTGCAATATCAATTATTTGCGATTTAGTCAAGTTTGGCGGTGAGCAAGCGTTCGATTTTAATGATCTATTTTTGAACCCCGTTGGtacttctctttcttcttctgatTCAAAGGTTCGTGAAATGGCAGCCAAGTGTGTTGGTTTATGTGCACAATCAATTAACAGTGCAAAATATTCCCAATTTGCATTGGCCTGTCTACCATCATTGACTCAAATGGCCTCGATTCCAGATGCTCGTGCCCCTGATAATATCGAAGCTACAGAACAAATATGCGCAACTATTGCAATTATAATTCAATGCTACGGTAACCAAATTCCAAATGTGAACGATTTAATCAATTCATGGATAAGCCTTCTGCCAAtttgtcaaaatattgagCTTGCCAAGATAGCATATCCTTTCTTAACCCAGTTGGTCAATCAACAACATGAGATTGTTGCATCCAAAATCCCAAAAATTGTGGATAGTGTTATTCAAGCTTTACTATATGCCTCCATTTCTGATGATGTTGCTGTAAATGCGGTCTCTGCGGTTAAAGGTTTATTGGCAACATTACCAGAATCACAAAGTATGACCATAATGAATGGTTACAGTACCGAAGCAAAGGCAGTTATATCAAAGTGGTTTGTATaattttttatgtttgtATATAGACAACAGTATGTTTAGTATCGTTTAAACTTCTTCCATATAGAAACCAGAAAAATtagaaaggaaaagaaaaacaaagaaaagaattaaaaaaaatcaataaagaACCTGCTTATAGTAATCAATGTCTAGAATAGTAGTACCTTTTACAATTTTGGATGGCTTGAGTGTTGAGGGGTGTGCTTTTAAGAACTTATTCAATGACTTGAACGGTTTAGATTGGCCATCATCAAATAACTCAACAAACTGACGAAGTAGATTGCTAGCTATGACACTGTTGTATAGAATTTCAGCTATTAATTCGATTGAGGAAGAGAAATCAGGTGTTTTCGATGAGGAATCTAACTTGTTATCTTGCTTCACCTGGAAGAGTTTGGACAATAGTATGGCTGATGGCATTATCATCCTCAAATTTTCGTGACATAAATCCCTGATacacttgaagaaattcagAAGCCCGAATTCTTGGTAATTTATTAGGAATGTCAACATAAAATCAAAGGTGAACTCATTTAGCAATCTGGATATCGAATTGTCGACTTTCTGGAATGATAGTTTAGGTAATTTGTAGTTTTCGCCTAATATCAGCAAACTGATATTTGCTGTCAACTCTAATGTTACTGATTTATTTAAGAGCTTATAGCTCAACGCTTTGTTTGATTTAAAGCTACCCACCCTTGTGGAAATACCCTGCTTAAACTGATTCAAGGTAAATTCGTCCTTTACTTCACTAGAAAATAAGTCAGGTAGTCTTAAGACATTGGACTCTGCATTTAACTTTTTTAAGAACCTCAATGATCTAGATTTAATAGAAACTAATAGCAATAGTGACTGTTCAAGCAAGGATATAGAATCATCGGAGATAACCTTTGGATAGTTCTCAAACTCTTGGTATGTGTGGTATAAGGAACCATAATTTGAAGACTGTAGATCGATGTTGTTCTCAAAAGACATGTCTGATCGGTAAACAGGCGGAATATATTCAATCCCCAACGATCCAACTAGGCCTTTGGGTATTTGGTTAAACATATTTGAGTTAAAGTTAATGCTGTTTAAGGTTATGCAAAGTAGTGTTTGAGCGACAGCTAGCAACGCATGTATACTTTTAGAGCAGCCCACGTCAACTAATAAActattcaaattcatgaagCCGTCTTcagtttccaaattcaactcTAAAGTAATAAGAGCTAGTTTTAATGTTTTTAGAAAATCCCGTTCTTTTGTATAATCAagcttgatattttgatcAATTAGCTCAAATATTGGCAGTAAAGTATTTATGTTCAAGTTTGATTGCAAATCCTCCGATGAAACACCTAATATTGAGCAATAGTTTGGGTTGTTGTATTCAATGAGATACAATAGTAGTTCTTTGTCAGCTACTCTGAAAGTACTATAATTTaggaaaaaatgagaaGATATATGTAAGAGGACGAATATTGAAATATCTCTCAATTGTTGGTCAGGATTTTCCTCACCAACAAAGCTATCAATTGAAGCAAATAGACCCAAGTCACTGGTGATATATATTGTCAGATAGTCTTTAAATGAGCTCGAAATGTACATTTCATTTGCCAATTCTATCATTGACGCCTTGGTGAGGGGatctttgaatatcttCCCAATCTTAGAAAGATTTTTGACTAAGTCGTGTAGAAACGACATATGAAATGAAGAGTAAAAGATGATGTTGAGTAAATTTGTACCCTTGTAATCTGTACTCAGGGTGGATTCATCAAGAAGCAAAGACATTCTATATCTTTGCATAATACCAAATAGACTGGGAATAGCAGTTAAATATTTGGCAGTACTAGGTGAGGTTTCCAAACCAAAACTTTCTGTTATTCGAGAACCCATGGTTCcatcaacaattgaatattttaaaaaggaaaacaagtGTTCATTGAAACAATGCAAAATGCAAATCAATGTGAATGTCTTTTCTAAGTTTTCAGATTTGTTAAATTCCTGTAACCGAGATCCTTTAGCTGACATACACTTTATGAAAGGGTCAATTACATTCAGTTGCGAGCAAGCAATTAAGCTACCAAAATTCTTGAATGCGTAGTTGTTGTGATATACTGGTAGCTGGAAATGGTACTTAAATAGGTTGGCCAGAGATAAGAGAACTATATAAATCTTGTGTGCCGTTTCTGTTTTGGAAATATGAGGCAACAATGATTCTATTTGGTTTATAATTTTGataatggaaaaaacaGTCAGTAGCTCCAGTTTATTTTCCTCCCTGGTAGAAGTATCAGAAACGTTTAATAGCTCAACTGCGAGTTCCTCCATTCCATCATCAAAGGAAGGAACGCTCACCTTCATTTGTTGTACAATTTTGCTGAGAAGTTCATTTGAACGTATGGCCACTGCTAAAGAATCAGTCGGTTCAGGTGCCAACTCCGATGAAGAGAGactattgatgatattttctAATGTCGCATGTTTCGACGCCTCCATTCTTGCACTCAAAGAGTAACACCAACTATGtgtttcaaagaaagatggACCAGCTGAGCAAttgattttcattatcttcagAAAGAAGCTCTttgtagaaaaaaaaaaaaaatatatatatattaatGGAGGCTCAGTGAATAACCGAATAATGTAGAAAATCAcatcatttccattttagGTCTATGTGTGATCATCTGATGCTCTAAAACTGGTTTAAATTTGGTGGAGTACCCTTATCCAAGAGTAAAAGAATTTAGGGTCTTATTTCTTTCCTATTCCCCCCAAACACTTTTTAGTCTAATACTGAAGCAACTAGCACAAATGGGAAAAACAGCTTTATTAATCATCGATCTACAAGAAGATTTTCTTCCGCCAAACGGATCACTTGCTGTCAAGAATGGTAGGGACATTATTAATCCTATCATTGATTTAATGACCAACAAGAAGTATGAATGGGATACGGTGGTGGCAACAAAGGACTGGCATCCACAGGGCCACATTTCATTTGCAAGCACTCACAAGCAAGAACCGTACAGCACCAAGCTCATTGCATGTCCAGATGGGAAACAAGAGGCCAAACTTCACACTCTCTGGCCGGATCATTGTGTCCAGGAGAGTAGTGGATCCgaatttccaaaagaatttttggacgttttcaatgaattcaagTACAGACAAGACCCTCCAACAAAGTTGATACTAAAGGGATACCTACAGGATCGGGAATACTACTCTTGTTTCCAAGATATCTGGGGGTTGCACAAGACAGAATGTGCAAGCTACCTAAATGACTTGGGAATCACCAATGTTGTTGCGGTTGGCATTGCATACGATTATTGTGTCTTGAATTCCTGTATTGATTCACAAAAGAACGGCTTCAACACGTATGTTGTGAGTGACTTAACAAGATCTGTGCAACCGGAAAAGGATTCCGAGACATCCGCCATTTACGAAAAGAACGGAGTTGAGATCATCAAGTCCTCAGACCCACTTTTGGAAAAGCTCGTGGGAGCCTATTTATGAGCTATTTGGCTAATATTATCTAGTCGttttttgttgtatttttcgtattttcctttttcgtGTACTTGAATGACGTGTTTGAAgcagaaaagaaaccaCATGGAATGTGTCACCTCATATATGTGCAGTTCGGCGTTAAAGAAGTACAATTCCAAAACACAGGTTTCCTTAAACCACTTTTAAGGTGTATGCACCCAAAAACGCGCAATATGACTAGATAGCCAATTACTGAAAATTTAGGACTATTGAGACCAGGGTGCTGCTTAATGGGAAGAGCGATAAAACAGTAACAAACTGCGCAAATCTGCTTGGCAAACCAAACAAGTGGGTTTCTGCAAATGTTGCAAACAATAATAGGGTTTGTTGATGCCGAATTGTTAATTCGCAATGTACACAATATGCAATTGTATTAACATTAAACTCAGAATTACTTTTTAGGTGCCGTGTTGCAGTGCCTATCATCGACAAGCTACCACCAACATTCTCCAGGGCAGCGCTATTAAATGCAAGATTATGCACACGTCTCCTTGCTAACTGCGTTTCGGACAAGaagaatatccaaattaGCGAAGatgatttttattttattttattttattttattttattttattttattttattttattttattttattttattttattttattttattttattttattttattttattttattttattttattttattttattttattttattttattttattttattttattttattttattttattttattttattttattttattttattttattttattttattttattttattttattttattttattttattttattttattttattttattttattttattttattttatttattttattttattttattttattttattttattttattttattttattttattttattttattttattttattttattttattttattttattttattttccatttttttgcTGTTCTGTTGCGTTATAGACTAAATGTGCATCTAGGTGTACAAGAGACTCAGGTTGAGCATATAGGGCAAACCACGCTTGGAACCATTACATTCCGACTTACATAAAAACAGATTTGACGTGCCGCCATGGATTTCGGGAAGGTTTTTGGTAGAGGCGATCCGTCTAAGAAGACAGATGCTGTGTTGGCTTACAATGAGAGAAGATTTTACCAGATGGCGACATTCTACGGCTTTACCCTGGCAACATACATTGCGTCCAAGATTGCGTATAGAGGAGTCATCAAGAGAAGGTACAATCCTACTTTCTACCAGCATAACCATGTCCCACCTAAATTCAACTTCTACAAGGATGCAATGGTTGCGGTCACGCATGCGTCTTTGCTAGCTGTCACCTCGATGGGTATGATAATCTCAGGCGGGTTCTGGTATTGTGACATTTCCAACGTCAAGGAATTTACGAGCAGAATGAAGGTTTTCCTAGGAGGATATGAGGCTGAGAAGCAATTGAAGGCTATGCCTGAGGATGAGGAGACTAAGCAAATCACAGATTCACTTGATAGTATACTAAATGGCAATATACTAGATGCCTTTGAAGATACcgaaaagaaagacaaaTAGTAATATATAAAAACCCTATAGTATTACGTACATGTATATAGTTACTTACAAAACTTAGGTCTAAAACGGAGCAACCGGAGTGCTGATTTTACCCACTGAAATGGTGATATTTTAATCCACAATCTACCACGTGCATGGAAAAACATAtgtcaaaattttttttttaaaaaaatatttagGCAAGGATATATCTATATACCTGTATTTATGTATAGGTACAATTGTATTTAATCACATCAACCCGTGTAGCCTAAAACCTGAAGCATCTCGCTTTTCATTGTCACCTATAAAATAAGACTTGAGGCTATTTAACACAAGGTGCATATATATCAATGACAGGCGAGCAAACCCCATTAATTAACTCTAATGATGAGTACTACATCGAAACCGAATACGGCTCTATTTTGCCACAATTCGTAAGAAAGAGCAAACCAATCAAGTACATGTTGTTGGTATTGGTAACAGGATTCGTTCTTTTCCTGGTATATGTGATGGTAGTTGTGCTGCCATCCGTGGTGCCGGATGCAGTAAGTATACctgatttttcaatggtCAAAAGTACGGGAATTTATTTACATCCACTAGTAGCCGAAAAAAAGGATAAGCCAGAGGACCCGGAAGATCCGGTCAAGATCATCCCTGATTTTAAACACTTGGATTATCTAGATGAAAGTAATCCAATTCTAAGTGAACATCTAGataaattgagaaaatggGATCCTaattttgataataaaaTTGCCAAGAAGAGAATGATTTTAATTGGGGATGTTCACGGGTCTCTTCatgaattgaaaagattttTATCGCATGTGAACTATGATGGAGGAAAAGAGGATTATGTTTTATTATTAGGGGACTTTGTCAATAAGGGTCCAGATTCCATTGGCGTGATCAATTACATAATGGAGAATAATATTGATTGTGTTTTAGGTAATCATGATTTGGCCATGCTGAAAAGGTATATCCAACTACATAATGTCCAAGCTCCTGTTTTTAAGAACAAAAACGGATATGAAGACTCTCATTTGTCACTGCGTGAACACtttaaatttgatgatttgatgaaaattgCAAAGAAGCTAACCC
The Pichia kudriavzevii chromosome 2, complete sequence DNA segment above includes these coding regions:
- a CDS encoding uncharacterized protein (PKUD0B08510; similar to Saccharomyces cerevisiae YMR308C (PSE1); ancestral locus Anc_5.11), giving the protein MSNIPEDIQQTLGNLLTALSSTDNAYRKQAELVLNNEWCIRDKVDILLVFLAEQAANGAEENTRAFAAVLFRRFSIKSPNYQGFSVTDRQIDHISVPAKVEIRRLLLQGFTSQQTKNVRHKLADAIAEVAKDNFDWPELLPMVLHATSSNDAAMKESSFRMIATTPQIISKHDLNESFLKMFHSGFEDESDDVRIATCTAFVAFFENLPKSMWSVLSQLLPNLLNSLPRLLSSGNDTALASVLESLIDLVVLAPKIFKPMFETIISFCSQVAQNTDLESNARLTALELLTTFSETSPNMCKREPSYSTTMVIITLKLMTEVCIDDDDCSEWNNTEDPTDEGDEDEYNAARQALDRVALKLNGQCLATPLFQYLPHMLQSQNWRERQAALMALSSASEGCADVLISEIPKLLDLVLPSLNDPQPRVQFACCNALGQMSTDFASVIQRTSGGKILPALISMLSTNNVPRVQTHAAAALVNFCEEATKDIVEPYLDDLLNNLLNLLKSSPKRYVQEQVITTIAVVADAAENKFIKYYDTLMPLLVSVMKSDVDSNGRTLIAKSIECATLIATAVGKEKFSESANEILEIFTVLQNNLQGEDDPVKPYLEKGWSRVCKLIGKAFVPFLPGVIPPLLEQAKATQDISIVEEDQLEEINQNEDYEVIQLSGKHIAVHTSVLDDKASAIEILKLYSEVLGSAFFPYVLEIANEIVIPGLDFYLHDGVRGTCAVTMPSLLKCCIESTGSSQSTESFTIWKGMANKLISQLESDPALELFFAYYYALSKCLDLMGPQALDDTQLVNLAKSIHGNLSDVYERISNHDEVDDDYNEEVAEYDEDCTDEELLEEVVKGISAVFENSGPRSIPIFMTLAPVVSAFLKDENPILNRFAISIICDLVKFGGEQAFDFNDLFLNPVGTSLSSSDSKVREMAAKCVGLCAQSINSAKYSQFALACLPSLTQMASIPDARAPDNIEATEQICATIAIIIQCYGNQIPNVNDLINSWISLLPICQNIELAKIAYPFLTQLVNQQHEIVASKIPKIVDSVIQALLYASISDDVAVNAVSAVKGLLATLPESQSMTIMNGYSTEAKAVISKWFV
- a CDS encoding uncharacterized protein (PKUD0B08520), with amino-acid sequence MKINCSAGPSFFETHSWCYSLSARMEASKHATLENIINSLSSSELAPEPTDSLAVAIRSNELLSKIVQQMKVSVPSFDDGMEELAVELLNVSDTSTREENKLELLTVFSIIKIINQIESLLPHISKTETAHKIYIVLLSLANLFKYHFQLPVYHNNYAFKNFGSLIACSQLNVIDPFIKCMSAKGSRLQEFNKSENLEKTFTLICILHCFNEHLFSFLKYSIVDGTMGSRITESFGLETSPSTAKYLTAIPSLFGIMQRYRMSLLLDESTLSTDYKGTNLLNIIFYSSFHMSFLHDLVKNLSKIGKIFKDPLTKASMIELANEMYISSSFKDYLTIYITSDLGLFASIDSFVGEENPDQQLRDISIFVLLHISSHFFLNYSTFRVADKELLLYLIEYNNPNYCSILGVSSEDLQSNLNINTLLPIFELIDQNIKLDYTKERDFLKTLKLALITLELNLETEDGFMNLNSLLVDVGCSKSIHALLAVAQTLLCITLNSINFNSNMFNQIPKGLVGSLGIEYIPPVYRSDMSFENNIDLQSSNYGSLYHTYQEFENYPKVISDDSISLLEQSLLLLVSIKSRSLRFLKKLNAESNVLRLPDLFSSEVKDEFTLNQFKQGISTRVGSFKSNKALSYKLLNKSVTLELTANISLLILGENYKLPKLSFQKVDNSISRLLNEFTFDFMLTFLINYQEFGLLNFFKCIRDLCHENLRMIMPSAILLSKLFQVKQDNKLDSSSKTPDFSSSIELIAEILYNSVIASNLLRQFVELFDDGQSKPFKSLNKFLKAHPSTLKPSKIVKGTTILDIDYYKQVLY
- a CDS encoding uncharacterized protein (PKUD0B08530; similar to Saccharomyces cerevisiae YGL037C (PNC1); ancestral locus Anc_4.75); protein product: MGKTALLIIDLQEDFLPPNGSLAVKNGRDIINPIIDLMTNKKYEWDTVVATKDWHPQGHISFASTHKQEPYSTKLIACPDGKQEAKLHTLWPDHCVQESSGSEFPKEFLDVFNEFKYRQDPPTKLILKGYLQDREYYSCFQDIWGLHKTECASYLNDLGITNVVAVGIAYDYCVLNSCIDSQKNGFNTYVVSDLTRSVQPEKDSETSAIYEKNGVEIIKSSDPLLEKLVGAYL
- a CDS encoding uncharacterized protein (PKUD0B08540); this encodes MQDYAHVSLLTAFRTRRISKLAKMIFILFYFILFYFILFYFILFYFILFYFILFYFILFYFILFYFILFYFILFYFILFYFILFYFILFYFILFYFILFYFILFYFILFYFILFYFILFILFYFILFYFILFYFILFYFILFYFILFYFILFSIFLLFCCVID
- a CDS encoding uncharacterized protein (PKUD0B08550; similar to Saccharomyces cerevisiae YBL059W (YBL059W) and YER093C-A (AIM11); ancestral locus Anc_7.381), coding for MDFGKVFGRGDPSKKTDAVLAYNERRFYQMATFYGFTLATYIASKIAYRGVIKRRYNPTFYQHNHVPPKFNFYKDAMVAVTHASLLAVTSMGMIISGGFWYCDISNVKEFTSRMKVFLGGYEAEKQLKAMPEDEETKQITDSLDSILNGNILDAFEDTEKKDK
- a CDS encoding uncharacterized protein (PKUD0B08560; similar to Saccharomyces cerevisiae YNL217W; ancestral locus Anc_2.28), producing the protein MTGEQTPLINSNDEYYIETEYGSILPQFVRKSKPIKYMLLVLVTGFVLFLVYVMVVVLPSVVPDAVSIPDFSMVKSTGIYLHPLVAEKKDKPEDPEDPVKIIPDFKHLDYLDESNPILSEHLDKLRKWDPNFDNKIAKKRMILIGDVHGSLHELKRFLSHVNYDGGKEDYVLLLGDFVNKGPDSIGVINYIMENNIDCVLGNHDLAMLKRYIQLHNVQAPVFKNKNGYEDSHLSLREHFKFDDLMKIAKKLTPEHMRFLSSLSAIKTLGPVPRFNNKKQSRHAEFPAQGYAVHAGLMWDRDIDNQEIEDVTTMRDLLPPFWNVSTEDTKTKIGGVKSVPWTKVWNEVQHEFYSEELEKVNDSTLTIGSKVFYGHAAGRGVTLKDFSTGLDSGCVYGKQLTGTIIWAQMSSHREPKIVYKQMVVDINC